The following proteins are encoded in a genomic region of Primulina huaijiensis isolate GDHJ02 chromosome 3, ASM1229523v2, whole genome shotgun sequence:
- the LOC140974275 gene encoding protein MODIFIED TRANSPORT TO THE VACUOLE 1-like, giving the protein MDQSRKAVESYWRSKMIDGATSDEDKVTPVYKLEEICDLLRSAHVSIVKEVAEFIFNRLQHKSPIVKHKALRVIKYAVGKSGVEFRREMQRNSVDVRQLIHYKGPPDPLKGDALNKAVRETAQETLSALFSSDESKSTPAESSLGSRIQGFGSTNYEMPSEDRKSFITEVVDIGTATIKQGLSSFIQSPSMRKYVDTGSYKSPNLRRSFTTENDHSDQYEGIGSRGTNDNSSRFSKNAGSGNWGQEISSYWGQEISSSQTETSNGHSAATYGQKTREEKLLESVVTVGGVRLQPTRDALHVFLLEASKLNPLALGQAIEAKLKSPVWQVRMKAICVLEAVLRKRDDQNFSVVASYFIENHDVVVKCSESPQSSLREKANKVLSLLDGGQGGVINHSENTVKLSQTSVMGDLIDTGDQDDIGVEDTEKTASAPRINQVSASNMPLGGDLLGDSFGGDVGIHGTKLYDDPFGDVSFHTNQDKDHVTDLFSVMAFDNSGNTEVNIASHKTESDPFDLFSLSSEGYQEHGNHEKDVNNLLDNLSLHSDNSLTKQNGSTSEKGSEDRGSISTTYPDNRISNDVLNAEFVSPAPGMNANPMFPLGAMAYNCPPGLMFNPLLASHPMNYNAVGNLIAQQQFLATMSNFQQQGNLHSNTSFNAVGSKGGHPSPLLDIFNPGISNQPPTSLMSDSKREDNKAFDFVTDHLASSRERKRLS; this is encoded by the exons ATGGACCAGAGTAGGAAGGCCGTGGAGTCGTACTGGAGGTCGAAAATGATAGACGGAGCCACGTCGGACGAGGATAAGGTGACTCCAGTCTACAAACTGGAGGAAATTTGTGATTTGCTGAGGTCTGCGCATGTATCAATCGTTAAAGAAGTTGCCGAGTTTATTTTCAATCGCCTCCAGCATAAATCACCCATCGTCAAGCATAAG GCATTAAGGGTCATCAAATATGCTGTTGGAAAGTCCGGTGTGGAGTTTAGAAGGGAAATGCAAAGGAATTCAGTTGATGTACGGCAATTGATACACTACAAGGGCCCACCAGATCCTTTGAAGGGCGATGCATTGAACAAAGCTGTCCGCGAAACAGCACAGGAAACACTATCTGCTTTATTTTCTTCAGATGAGAGCAAATCGACACCTGCGGAAAGTAGCCTGGGAAGTCGAATTCAAGGATTTGGGAGTACTAATTATGAAATGCCATCAGAAGATAGAAAGTCCTTCATCACCGAGGTTGTTGACATCGGAACTGCAACAATCAAACAGGGACTTAGCAGTTTTATACAATCTCCATCCATGAGGAAATATGTTGACACGGGGAGTTACAAAAGCCCAAATCTTCGGCGTTCTTTTACCACAGAAAATGATCACTCTGATCAATATGAAGGGATTGGTTCTCGTGGTACAAACGACAACAGTTCTCGATTCTCAAAAAATGCTGGTAGTGGGAATTGGGGTCAAGAGATTAGTTCATATTGGGGTCAAGAGATTAGTTCATCCCAGACGGAAACAAGTAATGGACACTCTGCTGCAACCTATGGTCAGAAGACTCGCGAGGAGAAATTGTTAGAATCCGTTGTTACGGTTGGTGGTGTCCGTCTACAGCCCACTAGAGATGCACTTCATGTTTTTCTGTTGGAGGCTTCGAAGTTAAACCCTTTAGCACTAGGACAGGCCATCGAAGCAAAACTGAAATCACCAGTGTGGCAG GTTCGCATGAAAGCCATCTGTGTCCTAGAGGCAGTACTTCGGAAGAGAGATGACCAGAATTTTTCTGTTGTAGCATCATATTTTATTGAAAACCATGATGTGGTGGTGAAATGTTCTGAATCTCCACAATCATCATTGAGGGAGAAAGCAAATAAG GTGTTGAGCCTTCTGGATGGTGGACAAGGTGGTGTAATCAATCATTCAGAAAATACGGTGAAGCTTTCTCAGACGTCTGTGATGGGGGACTTGATAGACACTGGTGATCAAGATGATATTGGCGTGGAAGATACAGAGAAAACAGCCAGTGCACCAAGAATTAACCAAGTATCAGCTTCTAACATGCCACTTGGTGGTGACTTACTTGGAGACAGTTTTGGTGGTGATGTGGGCATCCATGGAACAAAACTCTATGATGACCCTTTTGGGGATGTTTCTTTTCACACCAATCAAGACAAGGACCATGTTACTGATCTCTTTTCTGTGATGGCTTTTGATAACTCAGGAAATACAGAAGTGAACATTGCATCTCATAAAACTGAATCAGACCCATTTGACCTTTTCAGTTTGAGTTCTGAGGGCTACCAGGAGCATGGTAATCATGAAAAAGATGTCAATAACTTGTTGGATAATTTGTCTCTACATTCCGACAATTCATTGACAAAGCAAAATGGAAGTACCTCTGAAAAGGGTTCAGAAGACAGAGGTTCAATTTCCACTACCTACCCAGATAATCGAATTTCAAATGATGTCTTGAATGCAGAATTTGTGTCTCCAGCCCCTGGGATGAATGCAAATCCCATGTTTCCTTTGGGTGCTATGGCCTATAATTGTCCACCAGGCTTGATGTTCAATCCATTACTTGCTTCTCATCCTATGAATTATAACGCTGTGGGGAATCTTATTGCGCAACAGCAGTTCCTTGCAACAATGTCCAACTTCCAGCAACAAGGGAATCTGCACTCCAATACAAGTTTTAATGCTGTTGGATCTAAAGGTGGACATCCTTCACCCCTTCTGGACATTTTTAACCCAGGGATATCTAATCAACCTCCAACTTCTCTGATGAGTGACTCAAAGAGAGAGGATAACAAAGCATTTGATTTTGTAACG GATCATTTAGCTTCATCCCGTGAAAGAAAGCGTTTGAGTTGA